One part of the Glycine soja cultivar W05 chromosome 11, ASM419377v2, whole genome shotgun sequence genome encodes these proteins:
- the LOC114374600 gene encoding pentatricopeptide repeat-containing protein At4g16470-like, whose translation MMGAKSTPKPVTKSGKIFSAHINKKYYYSYNICLQDHFFLYLSFIKSKRVTVVHMMMAKPHKLVPFYATLLDACSSSKHLKNLKRIHALTITLGISRNDFIRSKLVSSYACCAQLHEANILFSFTIRQPTFLFNSLIRAYSSLNLFSQSLCIFRQMVLARKPFDRHTLPVVLKSCAGLSALRLGQQVHGAVLVNGFGLDLANSNALINMYSKCGHLVYARKLFDRMWQRNEITFSTMMAGYGMHGKCGEVFELFDKMVEAGERPDGVTFTAVLSACSHGGFIDKGREYLKMMEVRFGVKPGLHHYTCMVDMLGRVGQVEEAEKLILRMEVKPDEALWGALLGACKTHGKLEVTERVEERVYGRELSFASSV comes from the coding sequence ATGATGGGAGCAAAAAGTACCCCGAAACCCGTAACCAAATCTGGTAAAATATTCTCTGcccatattaataaaaaatactattactcATACAATATTTGTTTACaggatcatttttttttatatctctctTTCATAAAGTCGAAAAGAGTCACTGTTGTGCATATGATGATGGCTAAGCCTCACAAACTCGTGCCTTTCTACGCTACACTTCTCGACGCTTGTTCTTCCTCGAAGCACTTGAAAAATCTAAAACGAATCCACGCGCTAACCATTACCTTAGGCATTTCACGCAATGACTTCATTCGAAGCAAGCTTGTGTCTTCCTACGCTTGCTGTGCCCAATTGCACGAAGCCAATATCCTCTTTTCTTTCACCATTCGCCAACCCACTTTCCTCTTTAACTCTCTCATCAGAGCTTATTCCTCTCTCAACTTGTTCTCCCAATCCCTCTGCATCTTTCGCCAAATGGTGCTTGCTCGGAAACCCTTTGATCGTCACACCTTACCCGTGGTGCTCAAATCTTGTGCCGGCTTATCGGCTCTGCGGCTCGGGCAACAAGTCCATGGAGCAGTTTTGGTTAATGGGTTTGGCTTAGATTTGGCAAATTCGAATGCTTTGATAAACATGTATAGTAAGTGCGGACATTTGGTATATGCACGCAAGCTGTTTGATAGAATGTGGCAAAGGAATGAGATTACGTTTTCAACTATGATGGCGGGTTATGGAATGCATGGGAAGTGTGGGGAGGTGTTTGAGCTGTTTGATAAAATGGTGGAGGCGGGGGAGAGGCCAGATGGTGTGACTTTTACTGCAGTTTTGAGTGCATGCAGTCATGGGGGGTTTATAGATAAGGGGAGGGAATATCTTAAGATGATGGAGGTGAGGTTTGGGGTTAAACCTGGATTGCATCATTATACGTGCATGGTGGATATGTTGGGGAGGGTTGGACAGGTGGAGGAAGCAGAGAAGTTAATTTTGAGAATGGAGGTTAAGCCCGATGAAGCTTTGTGGGGTGCCTTGTTAGGAGCATGTAAAACTCATGGGAAGCTTGAGGTGACTGAGAGAGTAGAAGAGAGGGTTTATGGAAGGGAATTGAGTTTTGCATCGTCGGTTTGA